In Rattus norvegicus strain BN/NHsdMcwi chromosome 1, GRCr8, whole genome shotgun sequence, a genomic segment contains:
- the Or6aa1 gene encoding olfactory receptor Olr17, with product MDVKNQTVTEFIFLGFPGSSSLQLPLFITFLTVYLLSLMGNTLIIFLILMDSTLQTPMYIFLGNLSFLEIWYTTATVPKLLATCVTEVVTIPVTGCITQYYFFFSLGATECILLAVMAYDRHVAVCRPLHYSLLMSVHICLRFAAASWIGGFIAPLLPTILISQLNFCGPQKINHFFCDSDPIFKLSCSDTFLVEALGYTCSSVVILSSFLLTMSSYGNIVVTIIRLSSREARKKTFSTCASHLTVVTIYYGTIIFAYVRPPAKYNFTIGKVVSVFYCVITPLVNPLIYTLRNKDVVKAFQKFLSQKRFLSGKTIHGV from the coding sequence atggaTGTAAAAAACCAAACAGTGACCGAGTTTATTTTTCTAGGATTTCCAGGCTCCTCCTCACTACAGCTCCCATTGtttattacttttctcactgtgtACTTGCTGTCTCTcatggggaacaccctcattaTTTTCCTTATTCTTATGGATTCCACACTACAGACACCCATGTACATCTTCTTAGGAAACCTGTCATTCCTGGAGATCTGGTACACTACAGCCACTGTTCCTAAGTTGCTGGCTACATGTGTCACAGAGGTTGTCACCATTCCTGTTACAGGCTGCATCACTCAGTACTATTTTTTCTTCTCCCTGGGAGCAACTGAGTGCATCTTGCTGGCAGTTATGGCTTATGACCGGCATGTGGCTGTATGCCGTCCTCTACATTACTCACTTCTCATGAGTGTTCACATTTGCCTGAGGTTTGCAGCTGCATCATGGATTGGAGGCTTCATTGCCCCTCTGCTACCTACCATACTCATCTCTCAGCTAAATTTTTGTGGCCCACAGAAAATCAACCATTTCTTTTGTGACTCTGACCCCATCTTTAAACTCTCCTGCTCAGACACATTCTTGGTGGAGGCCTTGGGTTATACGTGCAGCTCTGTGGTGATTCTCAGTTCATTCCTTCTCACAATGAGCTCCTATGGCAACATTGTGGTCACAATAATCAGGCTGTCCTCTCGGGAAGCCAGGAAGAAAACATTCTCAACCTGTGCCTCCCATCTCACAGTAGTGACCATCTACTATGGCACCATAATCTTTGCCTATGTCCGACCTCCAGCCAAGTACAACTTTACAATCGGCAAAGTGGTCTCAGTGTTCTACTGTGTGATCACTCCTTTAGTCAACCCTCTCATATATACCTTGAGAAACAAAGATGTGGTGAAAGCTTTCCAGAAATTTCTATCTCAAAAGAGGTTTTTATCGGGCAAAACCATACATGGAGTTTGA